A single Bosea sp. PAMC 26642 DNA region contains:
- a CDS encoding aminotransferase class III-fold pyridoxal phosphate-dependent enzyme — MTVNSLEALDRKHWVHPVASWAGHEKRGVTIMKSAKGAFITDADGHELIDGFAGLWCVNVGYGHESIVQAAATQMRELPYATGYFSFGSEPAIRLAAKLGELTPGDLNHIYFTLGGSDAIDSALRLIRYYYNVTGRPAKKQIISLERGYHGSSSTGAGVTALPAFHLNFDLPAEGQHYIASPYPYRNPAGSDDAAVIASSVAALRAKVAEIGADNVAAFFCEPVQGSGGVVVPPRGWLKAMRDTATELDILFVADEVITGFGRTGPMFACEAEGVVPDMMSMAKGLTSGYAPLGALAISERIFRAIADNAPAGAPIGHGYTYSGHPVSAAVGLEVLRLYEEGGILANGQRSGAHFEERLAALADHPLVGEVRSRGLLAGVELVADKATKAKFSREAKLSEHLFARGYANGVIFRAFADDIIGLAPPLCCSESEIDLIVDRLRQTLDEVFALPEVKAELR; from the coding sequence ATGACCGTCAACTCGCTCGAAGCCCTCGACCGCAAGCACTGGGTTCACCCCGTCGCCTCCTGGGCGGGCCATGAGAAGCGTGGCGTCACCATCATGAAATCGGCCAAGGGGGCCTTCATCACCGATGCCGACGGCCACGAGTTGATCGACGGCTTTGCCGGGCTCTGGTGCGTCAATGTCGGCTATGGCCATGAGAGCATCGTGCAGGCGGCCGCGACGCAGATGCGCGAACTGCCCTACGCCACCGGCTATTTCAGCTTCGGCAGCGAGCCTGCGATCCGGCTGGCCGCAAAGCTCGGCGAACTGACGCCCGGCGACCTCAACCACATCTATTTCACGCTCGGCGGCTCGGACGCCATCGACAGCGCGCTGCGCCTGATCCGCTATTACTACAACGTCACCGGGCGCCCGGCGAAGAAGCAGATCATCTCGCTGGAGCGCGGCTATCACGGTTCGAGCTCGACGGGCGCCGGCGTGACCGCGCTGCCGGCCTTCCATCTAAATTTCGACCTGCCGGCCGAGGGGCAGCACTACATCGCCTCGCCTTATCCCTATCGCAATCCGGCGGGTTCTGATGACGCCGCCGTCATCGCGTCGAGCGTCGCGGCATTGCGTGCCAAGGTCGCTGAGATCGGTGCCGACAACGTCGCGGCCTTCTTCTGCGAGCCGGTGCAGGGTTCGGGTGGCGTCGTCGTGCCGCCGCGCGGCTGGCTGAAGGCGATGCGCGATACGGCGACCGAACTCGATATCCTGTTCGTGGCCGACGAGGTGATCACCGGCTTTGGCCGCACCGGCCCGATGTTCGCCTGCGAGGCCGAGGGCGTCGTTCCCGACATGATGAGCATGGCCAAGGGCCTGACCTCGGGCTACGCGCCGCTCGGCGCACTCGCGATCAGCGAGCGCATCTTTCGCGCGATCGCCGACAATGCCCCGGCCGGCGCGCCGATCGGCCATGGCTACACCTATTCCGGTCACCCCGTCAGCGCGGCGGTCGGGCTCGAAGTGCTGCGGCTCTATGAGGAGGGCGGCATTCTGGCGAATGGCCAGCGTTCGGGCGCTCATTTCGAGGAACGTCTCGCCGCGCTGGCCGACCATCCGCTCGTCGGTGAAGTCAGGTCTCGCGGACTTCTCGCCGGCGTCGAACTCGTTGCGGACAAGGCGACCAAGGCCAAATTCTCCCGCGAGGCGAAACTTTCCGAGCATCTCTTCGCGCGCGGCTATGCCAATGGCGTGATCTTCCGGGCTTTCGCCGACGACATCATTGGTCTGGCTCCGCCCCTGTGCTGCAGCGAAAGCGAGATCGATCTGATCGTCGATCGCCTGCGCCAGACGCTCGACGAGGTTTTCGCACTGCCGGAGGTCAAGGCGGAACTGCGTTGA
- a CDS encoding ABC transporter permease: MSDIAHDPLEPAPRTAPRPGFRINATGAFGAVILVFAAGVALFGGLVAPYDAGEVVNFEAFGPISGQFPLGTDYLGRDMLSRVLLGARYTVGIATLSTTLACSCGILLGLLAAVIGGFGDAALSRTLDALTSIPSKMMALVLVAGLGSSMPVLILTLAFIYVPGCFRITRALAVNIAAEDFVLAARARGERRGYIMLREVLPNMTGPLLADFGLRFVFVVLLLSSLSFLGLGVQPPQADWGSLVRENIGGLPYGAPAVVMPAVAIAVLTIAVNLLVDNLPGRRQAGAEKA, translated from the coding sequence ATGAGCGACATTGCTCACGATCCTCTTGAGCCGGCTCCGCGAACGGCGCCACGCCCCGGTTTCCGCATCAATGCAACCGGCGCGTTCGGAGCCGTCATCCTGGTCTTCGCCGCCGGCGTCGCGCTCTTCGGCGGCCTGGTCGCGCCGTATGACGCCGGTGAGGTCGTCAATTTCGAGGCCTTCGGTCCGATCAGCGGGCAATTTCCGCTCGGCACCGATTATCTCGGGCGCGACATGCTGAGCCGCGTCCTGCTCGGGGCGCGCTACACCGTCGGCATCGCCACGCTCTCGACCACGCTCGCCTGTTCCTGCGGTATCCTGCTCGGCCTGCTCGCAGCCGTCATCGGGGGCTTCGGCGACGCCGCCCTGTCGCGGACGCTCGATGCGCTGACCTCGATCCCTTCGAAGATGATGGCGCTGGTCCTGGTCGCCGGCCTGGGTTCGTCCATGCCGGTCCTGATCCTGACGCTCGCCTTCATCTATGTGCCTGGCTGCTTCCGGATCACGCGCGCGCTTGCCGTCAACATCGCGGCCGAAGACTTCGTGCTGGCAGCCAGGGCGCGGGGCGAGCGCCGGGGCTACATCATGCTGCGCGAGGTGTTGCCGAACATGACGGGGCCGCTCCTGGCCGATTTCGGCCTGCGTTTCGTCTTCGTCGTCCTGCTGCTGTCGAGCCTGTCCTTCCTCGGCCTCGGCGTTCAGCCGCCGCAAGCGGACTGGGGCTCGCTCGTGCGCGAGAATATCGGCGGTCTGCCCTATGGCGCTCCGGCGGTCGTCATGCCCGCCGTCGCCATCGCGGTGCTGACGATCGCGGTCAATCTCCTCGTCGACAATCTTCCCGGCCGCCGTCAGGCGGGAGCGGAAAAGGCCTGA
- a CDS encoding GNAT family N-acetyltransferase yields MHRFKLLYCMNFTILESCRPTYIELLFQMRPAAVAYRTPKRRLDYDYAIRPMTEADLGQAHQLSVGVAWPHRPEDWRFVFSVGHGFVACDTIGRALGSAMWWPFGEHFATVGMVITSPRLQAQGAGRQLMDTIFTQTGPRDLRLNATKAGYRLYRSLGFEPVGRIFQHQGRVQPAKPLPGPTEPVRIAAPGDLDAIVALDRLAYGADRTRVIEALLAQSSVTIMERNEKPVGFAMCRRFGRGHVVGPIVAQDDAMAITLTRPHVEAHEGAFLRVDTTQEQGLFGAFLEDCGMPIFDSVTTMIRGRSHGAQGDVRTFGVVNQALG; encoded by the coding sequence TTGCATCGTTTTAAGCTGCTGTATTGTATGAATTTTACTATTCTCGAAAGCTGCCGCCCGACCTATATTGAGCTTCTATTCCAGATGAGGCCCGCAGCGGTGGCTTACAGAACGCCCAAGCGACGACTGGACTACGACTACGCCATCAGGCCGATGACCGAGGCCGATCTGGGGCAGGCACATCAGCTTTCGGTCGGCGTCGCCTGGCCGCATCGACCGGAGGATTGGCGCTTCGTCTTCTCGGTCGGGCACGGTTTCGTGGCCTGCGACACCATCGGCCGCGCTTTAGGCTCGGCGATGTGGTGGCCTTTCGGCGAGCATTTTGCGACGGTGGGCATGGTGATCACCTCGCCGCGCCTGCAGGCGCAGGGTGCCGGCCGGCAGCTGATGGACACCATCTTCACGCAGACCGGCCCGCGCGATTTGCGCCTCAACGCGACGAAGGCCGGGTATCGGCTTTACCGATCGCTCGGCTTCGAGCCGGTCGGGCGGATATTCCAACACCAGGGCCGCGTCCAACCGGCCAAGCCGCTGCCCGGGCCGACCGAGCCCGTGCGCATCGCCGCGCCCGGCGATCTCGACGCGATCGTAGCGCTCGACCGGCTCGCCTATGGCGCCGATCGAACGCGGGTGATCGAAGCCCTGCTGGCCCAGTCATCCGTTACGATCATGGAGCGTAACGAAAAACCCGTCGGCTTTGCGATGTGCCGCCGCTTCGGGCGCGGTCATGTCGTGGGACCGATCGTCGCGCAGGACGATGCGATGGCGATCACGCTGACACGCCCTCATGTCGAGGCGCATGAGGGCGCGTTCCTGCGGGTCGATACCACGCAGGAGCAGGGTCTGTTCGGCGCCTTTCTCGAAGACTGCGGGATGCCGATCTTCGACAGCGTCACCACGATGATCCGTGGCCGCAGCCACGGCGCGCAGGGCGATGTCCGGACGTTCGGGGTGGTGAATCAGGCGCTGGGGTGA
- a CDS encoding ABC transporter permease — protein sequence MNSRMGRLIANRLLVSVATLLFVSIVVFGATQLLPGDVAQAILGQSATPEAVAGLRTALGLDQPAFQRFVFWLANLVTGDAGISLVNRQPIGDLIWKRLSSSLTLAGIVAVFAVPIALFLGITSAVWRGSIYDRLVGIVTVSIVSVPEFLVATLAVLVFAVHLQWLPALSFLPASATWPQFLRAVAMPVMTLSFVVIAQMARMTRAAVTDALRSPYVEMAALKGASPARIVMRHALPNTVGAIANATALSLSYLLGGVIIAETIFNYPGIAKLMVDSVAMRDMPVVQACAMVFCAVYLLLVTTADIVAILSNPRLRHP from the coding sequence ATGAACAGTCGGATGGGCCGGCTCATCGCCAATCGCCTGCTCGTATCGGTGGCGACGCTGCTCTTCGTATCCATCGTCGTCTTCGGTGCGACGCAGCTTCTGCCCGGCGACGTCGCGCAGGCGATCCTCGGCCAAAGCGCAACGCCTGAAGCGGTGGCCGGGCTCCGCACGGCTCTGGGCCTCGATCAGCCTGCGTTCCAGCGGTTCGTCTTCTGGCTCGCCAATCTCGTCACAGGCGATGCGGGCATCTCGCTGGTCAATCGGCAGCCCATCGGCGACCTCATCTGGAAGCGCTTGTCGAGTTCGCTCACTCTTGCCGGCATCGTCGCCGTGTTTGCCGTACCGATCGCGCTCTTTCTCGGCATCACCTCGGCCGTGTGGCGCGGGTCGATCTACGACCGGCTCGTCGGGATCGTGACCGTTTCCATCGTCTCGGTGCCCGAGTTCCTGGTCGCGACGCTGGCCGTGCTGGTCTTCGCCGTGCACCTGCAATGGCTGCCGGCGCTCTCGTTTCTCCCCGCCTCGGCGACATGGCCGCAGTTCCTGCGCGCGGTCGCGATGCCGGTGATGACCCTGTCCTTCGTCGTCATCGCGCAGATGGCGCGCATGACGCGCGCCGCCGTGACCGATGCGCTCCGCTCTCCCTATGTCGAGATGGCGGCGCTGAAGGGCGCCAGCCCGGCGCGTATCGTCATGCGCCACGCGCTGCCCAATACGGTCGGCGCTATTGCCAACGCGACAGCCCTCAGCCTGTCCTATCTGCTCGGCGGCGTCATTATCGCGGAGACGATCTTCAACTATCCCGGCATCGCCAAGCTGATGGTCGATAGCGTGGCCATGCGCGACATGCCCGTGGTCCAGGCCTGCGCGATGGTGTTCTGCGCGGTCTATCTCCTGCTGGTGACGACGGCCGACATCGTCGCGATCCTGTCCAACCCGAGGCTGCGGCACCCATGA
- a CDS encoding Lrp/AsnC family transcriptional regulator: MRLDRIDMKILVELQNNGRMTNVTLADAVGLSPSPCLLRVKRLEQAGYISGYGATINLQKLGETITVFTEITLADHTKEYFIRFETALRRVDEVVECHMVSGGYDYLVKFVTRGLTHYQSLIETMLDRNIGISKYFSYIVIKTPIQKPGYPLPALFDT, from the coding sequence GTGCGGCTCGACCGCATCGACATGAAGATCCTGGTCGAGCTCCAGAACAACGGCCGGATGACCAACGTCACGCTGGCCGATGCGGTGGGGCTTTCGCCGAGCCCCTGCCTTCTGCGCGTGAAGCGGCTCGAGCAGGCAGGTTACATTTCCGGCTATGGCGCCACGATCAATCTGCAGAAGCTCGGCGAGACGATCACCGTCTTCACCGAAATCACGCTCGCCGACCATACCAAGGAATATTTCATTCGCTTCGAGACCGCCCTGCGTCGCGTCGACGAGGTGGTCGAGTGCCACATGGTCAGCGGCGGCTACGATTATCTCGTGAAGTTCGTTACGCGCGGGCTGACGCATTATCAGTCGCTGATCGAGACGATGCTCGACCGCAATATCGGAATCTCGAAATATTTCAGCTACATCGTCATCAAGACGCCGATCCAGAAACCGGGTTACCCGCTGCCGGCGCTGTTCGACACCTAA
- a CDS encoding helix-turn-helix transcriptional regulator, giving the protein MQEPVCHPGAMPGRRVTPGIARALGHIERNFTDSVYLEELAALAGLSVCRFVTVFRMQVGLTPHRFICHRRIRYAKALLREGVPMAQVAFDVGFFDQSHLSRHFKNICGITPGRYLRELGGASQHRGASRRGYPYTAMLRPDDAFSSRSAQTKASLP; this is encoded by the coding sequence ATGCAAGAACCAGTTTGCCATCCCGGTGCCATGCCGGGCCGCAGGGTCACTCCCGGCATTGCGCGCGCGCTCGGTCATATCGAACGGAATTTCACAGATAGCGTCTATCTCGAAGAGCTCGCCGCGCTGGCGGGCTTGAGCGTCTGCCGTTTCGTCACGGTGTTCAGGATGCAGGTCGGCCTGACCCCGCATCGCTTCATCTGCCATCGCCGCATCCGCTATGCGAAGGCGCTGCTGCGCGAAGGCGTGCCGATGGCGCAGGTGGCATTCGACGTCGGCTTCTTCGACCAGAGCCATCTCTCGCGCCATTTCAAGAACATTTGCGGCATCACGCCGGGCCGCTATCTCCGCGAGCTTGGTGGCGCGTCCCAGCACCGGGGGGCCTCGCGGCGCGGTTATCCCTACACCGCGATGCTCCGTCCGGACGATGCCTTTTCCAGCCGTTCTGCTCAGACCAAGGCCTCCCTGCCATGA
- a CDS encoding ATP-binding cassette domain-containing protein, with amino-acid sequence MTKTSTTDRVSVRGLRVVVDAPGGGETAIVDGVDFEIPRGEVLALIGESGSGKTTIALATMGYARSGCRIHSGSIDVFGTQIIGLPQSELRRLRGNRIAYIAQSAAASFNPARTIMAQVIESALIHRSMTADAARAKARALFAELALPDPDTIGDRFPHQVSGGQLQRLLAAMALLNDPDLVIFDEPTTALDVTTQIEVLRSFKKAVRDRGSTGIYVSHDLAVVAQMADRIAVLRDGRLQEVGDVAQIVSAPTHPYTRQLLAAAEPASRKAPVSGGVTASPAEPILEATGIVAGYGPPGRGGIPVVKALDNVGFRLARGKTLGIIGESGSGKSTLARVVSGIFPPARGTVKLGGRELPKDLAQRSLDDLRRVQIVFQNADTALNPAQTIGQIMERPLLFYHRMAGVERTRRLAELLDMVRLPAAVAGRLPRELSGGQKQRASLARALAAEPDVILCDEVTSALDTVVAETVLDLLAELQRELQVSYVFISHDLGVVRAISDEVLVLQHGRIVETGPTETLLADPREDYTKLLLSSVPELRTGWLDDVTAKRTPAMLQTTQGAPAHS; translated from the coding sequence ATGACGAAGACCTCCACGACCGATCGCGTCAGCGTCAGGGGACTGCGCGTCGTCGTTGATGCCCCCGGCGGCGGCGAGACGGCGATCGTCGACGGCGTCGATTTCGAGATCCCGCGCGGCGAGGTCCTGGCCCTCATCGGCGAATCCGGCTCGGGCAAGACTACGATCGCGCTGGCCACGATGGGGTATGCCCGCAGCGGCTGCCGCATCCATTCCGGTTCGATCGACGTGTTCGGCACGCAAATCATCGGCCTTCCGCAGTCGGAGCTCCGACGGCTGCGCGGCAATCGTATCGCCTATATCGCACAAAGCGCGGCCGCCTCCTTCAATCCCGCGCGCACCATCATGGCGCAGGTTATCGAGAGCGCCCTGATCCACCGATCGATGACGGCCGACGCCGCCCGGGCCAAGGCGCGTGCGCTATTCGCCGAACTCGCATTGCCTGACCCGGACACGATCGGCGATCGCTTCCCGCATCAGGTCTCGGGCGGCCAGCTCCAGCGGCTTCTGGCCGCGATGGCATTGCTCAACGATCCCGATCTGGTCATCTTCGACGAACCGACCACGGCGCTGGACGTCACGACGCAGATCGAAGTTCTGCGTTCCTTCAAGAAGGCGGTGCGCGACCGCGGGTCGACCGGGATCTACGTCTCGCATGACCTCGCGGTCGTCGCTCAGATGGCCGACCGCATCGCCGTGCTGCGGGACGGCCGGCTCCAGGAGGTCGGCGATGTCGCGCAGATCGTCTCCGCGCCTACCCATCCCTATACGCGCCAGCTGCTCGCCGCAGCCGAGCCGGCCAGCCGCAAGGCGCCTGTGTCCGGCGGCGTGACAGCCAGTCCGGCCGAGCCGATCCTGGAGGCAACCGGCATCGTCGCGGGCTACGGGCCGCCCGGTCGCGGCGGGATTCCCGTCGTCAAGGCTCTCGACAATGTCGGCTTCCGTCTCGCCCGAGGCAAGACGCTCGGCATCATCGGCGAGTCCGGTTCGGGCAAGTCGACACTTGCGCGGGTCGTGTCTGGCATCTTCCCACCGGCCCGCGGGACCGTGAAGCTTGGCGGCAGGGAACTCCCGAAGGATCTCGCGCAGCGCTCGCTCGACGACCTGCGCCGAGTCCAGATCGTATTCCAGAACGCCGACACTGCGCTCAATCCCGCACAGACGATCGGCCAGATCATGGAACGACCGTTGCTCTTCTACCATCGCATGGCAGGGGTCGAGCGCACCAGACGCCTCGCCGAGCTCCTCGACATGGTGCGTCTGCCTGCCGCCGTCGCCGGCCGCCTGCCGAGGGAATTGTCGGGCGGACAGAAGCAGAGGGCCAGCCTTGCCAGGGCGCTGGCAGCCGAGCCCGACGTCATCCTCTGCGACGAGGTGACCTCGGCGCTCGACACGGTGGTTGCCGAGACCGTTCTCGATCTTCTTGCCGAGCTTCAACGCGAGTTGCAGGTCTCCTACGTCTTCATCAGCCACGATCTGGGCGTCGTCCGTGCGATCAGCGACGAGGTTCTCGTGCTCCAGCACGGGCGCATCGTCGAGACCGGCCCGACCGAGACGCTGCTGGCCGATCCGCGTGAAGACTACACGAAGCTGTTGCTCTCCTCGGTGCCGGAACTGCGCACCGGCTGGCTGGACGACGTCACCGCAAAGCGCACGCCAGCAATGCTTCAGACCACTCAGGGCGCCCCAGCGCATAGCTGA